In a single window of the Ignavibacteria bacterium genome:
- a CDS encoding class I SAM-dependent methyltransferase, which yields MHYDPIKDKIGGIVKRSPFLRKIFYKILGLMFLREWYVKRKIKELYGKRAPDDILDAGCGFGQYSYFMAKKFPNMKMLAVDVKVDYLEDCKYFFEKCGIKNTEFEYADLTQIEFKNRFDFVLSVDVMEHIEDDIGVFKRFYAALKQGGRVMINTPSNIGGSDAEHEDDDSFIGEHVRLGYSKEDICSKLEGAGFKIESFEYTYGKWGNLYWKLGIKYPMLMLNKSQLFFIILPLYYSLTIWWTLLFMWLDVNDKNKPEGTGVLVVGKKV from the coding sequence TTGCACTACGACCCGATTAAAGATAAAATTGGCGGAATTGTAAAAAGATCGCCGTTTTTAAGGAAAATTTTTTATAAGATTCTTGGATTAATGTTCCTTAGGGAATGGTATGTTAAACGGAAAATCAAAGAGCTTTACGGTAAAAGGGCACCTGATGATATTCTGGATGCTGGCTGCGGTTTCGGGCAGTATTCATATTTTATGGCTAAAAAATTCCCAAACATGAAAATGCTGGCAGTTGATGTTAAGGTAGATTACCTTGAAGACTGCAAATATTTTTTTGAAAAGTGCGGTATCAAAAATACGGAATTTGAATATGCTGACCTGACTCAGATAGAATTTAAGAACAGGTTTGATTTTGTGCTTTCAGTTGATGTAATGGAGCATATCGAAGATGATATAGGAGTATTTAAAAGATTTTACGCAGCCTTAAAACAGGGCGGCAGGGTTATGATAAATACTCCTAGTAATATTGGCGGCAGCGATGCTGAGCATGAAGATGATGACAGCTTTATTGGTGAACATGTCAGGCTTGGATATTCAAAGGAAGATATCTGCAGCAAGCTTGAAGGCGCAGGATTTAAAATTGAAAGCTTTGAATACACTTATGGTAAATGGGGAAATCTTTACTGGAAGCTTGGTATAAAGTACCCTATGTTAATGCTTAATAAATCACAGCTTTTCTTTATAATACTTCCATTATATTATTCATTAACAATTTGGTGGACCCTCCTTTTTATGTGGCTTGATGTAAACGATAAAAATAAACCCGAAGGAACAGGTGTGCTTGTAGTCGGCAAAAAAGTATAG